The Marinilongibacter aquaticus genome has a window encoding:
- the rny gene encoding ribonuclease Y, whose amino-acid sequence MSEYVMLIVGVLAGLAVGYFIGQSLMKKKVQDHEGIAKKEAEKIIKEAEQTGESIKRDKKLEAKEHFLKLKSDFEEDSSKKKNIILQNEQKVKQMQNQAAQMLEKNKREQSEIQSLKDKLGHQLEIASKRKEEAEKMHQQQVEQLESISGLSAEQAKEQLINALRAEAESKASAIVKQSIEEAKLSATKEAKKIVIQTIQRTAAEQAIENCVSVFNIESDEIKGKIIGREGRNIRALEAATGAEIIVDDTPEAIVISSFDPVRREVTRLSLHRLVQDGRIHPARIEEVVNKTRKEINNEIIEIGERTVLDLGIHGLHPELIKLVGRMRFRSSYGQNLLQHSREVAKLCATMAAEMGFNVKLAKRAGLLHDIGKVYQEESDLPHAILGMELAKKYKEHTDVCNAIGAHHDEIEMTSLISPIIQVCDAISGSRPGARREMMNSYVQRLQDLEDLALAFEGVEKCYAIQAGRELRVIVDAENVNDEKAGMLSFNISQKIEKEMQYPGQIKVTVIREMRSVAYAK is encoded by the coding sequence ATGTCAGAATATGTTATGTTAATTGTCGGTGTGCTGGCGGGTCTGGCTGTCGGCTATTTCATTGGCCAGTCGCTGATGAAAAAGAAGGTGCAAGACCATGAAGGTATCGCCAAAAAAGAAGCCGAGAAGATAATCAAAGAAGCCGAACAAACCGGTGAAAGCATAAAGCGTGATAAAAAACTGGAAGCCAAAGAACACTTTTTGAAACTGAAATCAGATTTCGAAGAGGACAGTTCGAAGAAGAAAAACATCATTTTGCAGAATGAGCAAAAGGTGAAGCAGATGCAAAATCAAGCCGCCCAAATGCTTGAGAAAAACAAACGCGAACAAAGTGAAATCCAATCGCTGAAAGACAAACTTGGCCACCAATTGGAAATCGCCTCAAAACGCAAGGAAGAAGCGGAAAAGATGCATCAGCAACAAGTGGAACAACTGGAAAGTATTTCTGGGCTTTCGGCCGAACAAGCCAAAGAGCAATTGATCAATGCCCTCAGAGCTGAAGCCGAATCCAAAGCTTCTGCCATCGTGAAACAAAGCATCGAAGAGGCCAAGTTGTCTGCCACGAAAGAGGCCAAGAAAATTGTCATTCAAACCATTCAACGTACAGCAGCCGAGCAAGCGATAGAAAACTGTGTATCTGTTTTCAATATCGAAAGTGATGAAATAAAAGGTAAAATCATTGGTCGTGAAGGCCGGAATATCCGTGCCCTAGAGGCTGCCACTGGTGCAGAAATTATTGTAGACGATACTCCAGAAGCCATCGTCATTTCCAGCTTCGACCCTGTTCGCAGAGAAGTGACTCGCCTTTCATTGCACAGACTTGTACAAGACGGCCGAATTCACCCCGCTCGCATTGAAGAGGTGGTGAATAAGACCCGTAAAGAAATAAACAACGAGATTATCGAAATCGGTGAGCGTACAGTGCTCGATTTGGGTATTCACGGCCTGCATCCAGAATTGATAAAACTGGTTGGTCGTATGCGTTTCCGTTCTTCTTACGGACAAAACCTTTTGCAACACTCGCGTGAAGTGGCCAAATTGTGTGCCACTATGGCTGCCGAAATGGGCTTCAATGTGAAACTCGCCAAAAGAGCCGGACTTCTCCATGACATCGGTAAAGTGTATCAGGAAGAATCTGATTTGCCGCACGCCATTTTGGGTATGGAATTGGCGAAGAAATACAAAGAACACACCGACGTGTGTAATGCAATTGGTGCTCACCACGACGAAATCGAAATGACTTCCTTGATCTCGCCCATTATTCAAGTGTGCGATGCCATTAGCGGTTCTCGTCCTGGGGCTCGTCGCGAGATGATGAACTCCTATGTACAGCGTCTCCAAGATTTGGAAGATTTGGCCTTGGCTTTTGAAGGTGTGGAAAAATGTTACGCTATCCAAGCAGGTCGTGAGTTGCGTGTGATTGTGGACGCCGAAAATGTAAACGATGAAAAAGCAGGTATGCTTTCCTTTAACATTTCGCAGAAGATCGAGAAAGAAATGCAATACCCTGGTCAAATCAAAGTAACGGTGATCCGTGAGATGCGTTCGGTTGCTTACGCTAAATAA
- a CDS encoding cell division protein ZapA — translation MSSEKIKANIKLNGEVVPFILNREDEPFYREAAIKINDKLAELHNKYGARASSEVLMSAVAVEAMVDAIQAHQNYQKLRSAIDQKLDHINGRFEE, via the coding sequence ATGAGTTCTGAAAAGATAAAGGCAAACATCAAGTTAAATGGAGAGGTGGTTCCCTTTATTCTAAATAGAGAAGATGAACCATTTTACCGCGAAGCCGCGATCAAAATAAACGATAAACTGGCCGAATTGCACAACAAATATGGAGCAAGAGCCAGTTCTGAAGTACTTATGTCGGCCGTAGCCGTAGAGGCTATGGTAGATGCGATACAAGCACACCAGAACTATCAAAAATTACGATCGGCAATCGACCAAAAGCTAGACCACATCAACGGTCGCTTTGAAGAGTAA
- the pheT gene encoding phenylalanine--tRNA ligase subunit beta, translating into MLISYNALKSLIDFEETPEELSALLTSTGLEVEGLEEILPVPGGLKGLVIGEVKECQPHPNADRLKCTKVDIGAKELASIVCGAPNVAQGQKVIVATVGSTLYPSQGEPFQIKKSKIRGEVSEGMICAEDEIGLGESHAGILVLDTPLSNGTPAAEYFDLKSDYRIEIGLTPNRADAASHFGVSRDIRALNQKEITLPGTEHFALGQTQSTIALEVQNTEACPRFCGLEIRNVRVAESPKWLKQFLGSIEVNSINNLVDITNYINHYLGQPMHIFDADKIRGQKVIVRCPDKGEKVKTLDGITRTLTGTDLAICDAEGPMAIAGVFGGEESGVQANTQNVFLEVAYFDPAFIRKTSTVHGIKTDASFRYERGTDPNMPPFAIRVAAQLVQELAGGEICNTLFDNYPNPIENRLVEVKYKNIDRLLGKVLAREEIKTILVSLDIAIEKEEQDKLLLSVPPYRVDVTREADIVEEILRIYGFQNIELSEDLASDYLSDFPKTDTDGQRLKISELLAASGFFEIQNLSIVKPSQNAALGDAEETQVKLMNPLTEDLSVMRNSLLFSGLQTIAYNVNRRNSDLKLYEFGRVYGRTPQENSYKYWDKQVLGLWYTGAKQSETWQQKTQKVEFFDLKNAFGKVLTSMRIPYQQIDEADDKRFDYGLAFLNGDKTVAILGKVKPEWLKFSGVKQDVFYAELDWEYALKKYSSEVNYLEIPKFPAVRRDLSLVLADDVNFKAIQECAQKTEKKLLSGINVFDVYKGDNLGKGKKSYSVSFTLQDPSKTLNDKQIDKTMERLIAAFEGDLGAEIRR; encoded by the coding sequence ATGCTCATATCATATAATGCACTAAAATCACTAATCGACTTCGAAGAAACACCTGAAGAACTCTCTGCTCTTCTTACCAGTACAGGCTTGGAAGTTGAGGGTTTGGAAGAAATTTTGCCCGTGCCCGGCGGATTGAAGGGTTTGGTAATTGGTGAAGTAAAAGAATGCCAGCCGCACCCCAATGCCGACCGCCTCAAATGCACAAAAGTGGACATCGGTGCAAAAGAACTGGCCTCCATCGTATGCGGTGCTCCGAATGTAGCCCAAGGCCAAAAGGTAATTGTAGCTACCGTGGGCAGCACACTTTATCCTTCACAGGGCGAACCTTTCCAAATCAAAAAATCCAAAATACGCGGAGAAGTTTCGGAAGGCATGATCTGTGCAGAGGATGAAATAGGTTTGGGCGAATCGCACGCAGGCATTTTGGTATTGGATACCCCCTTGTCCAATGGCACTCCTGCGGCAGAGTATTTTGACCTAAAAAGCGATTATCGTATTGAGATCGGCCTTACCCCCAACAGAGCCGACGCGGCTTCACACTTTGGTGTTTCTCGTGATATCCGTGCCCTAAACCAGAAAGAAATTACTCTTCCCGGTACCGAGCACTTTGCTTTGGGCCAAACGCAGAGTACAATTGCCCTCGAGGTACAAAATACCGAGGCCTGTCCACGTTTTTGCGGTTTGGAAATCCGCAATGTGCGTGTCGCGGAATCGCCCAAATGGTTGAAACAATTCTTGGGATCGATTGAAGTGAACAGCATCAACAATTTGGTCGATATCACCAATTATATCAACCACTACCTCGGCCAACCGATGCACATTTTTGATGCCGATAAAATTCGCGGACAAAAGGTTATCGTTCGCTGCCCAGACAAAGGAGAAAAGGTAAAAACATTGGATGGCATCACACGCACATTGACCGGAACTGACTTGGCCATTTGCGATGCGGAAGGCCCTATGGCTATAGCCGGGGTTTTCGGAGGTGAAGAAAGTGGGGTGCAAGCCAATACCCAAAACGTATTCCTCGAAGTCGCCTATTTCGATCCAGCGTTTATTCGTAAAACATCCACGGTACATGGCATTAAGACCGATGCGAGCTTCCGTTACGAACGTGGTACCGACCCGAACATGCCGCCATTTGCCATTCGTGTCGCGGCTCAATTGGTTCAAGAGTTGGCGGGAGGCGAAATTTGCAACACTTTATTCGACAATTACCCCAATCCAATCGAAAACCGACTGGTTGAGGTAAAATACAAAAACATCGACCGCCTTTTGGGTAAAGTGCTCGCTCGCGAAGAAATCAAGACGATACTCGTGAGTTTAGACATTGCCATTGAAAAAGAAGAGCAAGACAAGCTTTTACTGTCCGTTCCACCCTACAGAGTAGATGTGACACGCGAAGCCGACATCGTAGAGGAAATCTTGCGTATTTACGGCTTCCAGAACATAGAACTTTCCGAAGACCTCGCCTCTGATTACCTCTCCGATTTCCCAAAAACGGATACGGACGGGCAAAGGCTAAAGATTTCTGAGCTTTTAGCGGCCAGCGGCTTTTTCGAAATCCAAAACTTGTCGATTGTAAAACCAAGTCAAAATGCCGCCTTGGGCGACGCCGAAGAAACACAGGTCAAGTTGATGAATCCGCTTACGGAAGACCTTTCGGTCATGCGGAACAGCTTGCTTTTTTCGGGACTGCAAACTATCGCCTACAATGTCAATCGCCGTAACAGCGACCTCAAATTGTATGAATTCGGTAGAGTGTACGGTCGTACGCCGCAAGAAAACTCATATAAATATTGGGATAAGCAGGTACTCGGACTTTGGTATACAGGGGCCAAGCAGAGTGAAACTTGGCAGCAGAAAACGCAAAAGGTGGAATTCTTCGATTTGAAAAACGCCTTCGGCAAAGTGCTCACCAGCATGCGGATTCCGTATCAGCAAATCGACGAAGCCGACGATAAGCGTTTCGATTACGGTTTGGCCTTCTTAAACGGCGACAAAACCGTGGCAATATTGGGCAAGGTAAAGCCCGAATGGCTCAAATTTTCGGGCGTGAAGCAAGATGTTTTCTACGCCGAATTGGACTGGGAATATGCCCTGAAGAAATACAGCAGTGAGGTCAATTACCTTGAAATACCTAAATTCCCTGCGGTGCGTCGAGATTTGTCATTGGTTTTGGCAGATGATGTGAATTTCAAGGCTATTCAGGAATGTGCTCAGAAAACAGAGAAAAAACTTCTGAGCGGAATCAATGTTTTCGATGTGTACAAAGGCGATAATTTGGGAAAAGGCAAGAAATCATATTCTGTGAGTTTCACGCTTCAAGACCCGAGCAAAACCTTGAACGATAAACAGATCGACAAAACAATGGAAAGGCTTATTGCGGCATTCGAAGGAGATTTGGGAGCAGAAATAAGACGTTAA
- the recA gene encoding recombinase RecA has protein sequence MADNKEKLKILQTTIDKLDKAFGKGTVMRLSDQSIPDVPTISTGSLGLDLALGVGGFPKGRVIEIYGPESSGKTTLAMQAIAEAQKKGGIAAFVDAEHAFDRLYAEKLGIDTANLLISQPDYGEQALEIAEHLISSGAIDICVIDSVAALVPKAELEGEMGDSKMGLQARLMSQALRKLTGTINKTGCCCIFINQLRDKIGVMFGSPETTTGGNALKFYSSVRLDIRRIGQIKDSNADIIGNRTRVKVVKNKVAPPFKVVEFDIMYGEGVSKAGEVLDLAVDLDIVKKSGSWFSYGDDRLGQGRDSVKNLIRDTPELMDDIEEKIKASVAGNTDALMDKSLEEAVGE, from the coding sequence ATGGCAGACAACAAGGAGAAGTTGAAGATACTTCAGACCACCATCGATAAACTAGACAAGGCATTTGGAAAGGGCACAGTGATGCGTTTGAGTGATCAGAGCATCCCCGATGTACCCACGATTTCTACGGGCTCCTTGGGTTTGGATTTGGCATTGGGCGTGGGAGGTTTTCCGAAAGGGCGTGTGATTGAGATTTACGGTCCTGAATCATCTGGGAAAACAACTTTGGCCATGCAGGCTATTGCCGAAGCTCAGAAAAAGGGAGGTATCGCCGCATTTGTGGATGCAGAACATGCATTCGATCGTCTATATGCCGAGAAATTGGGTATCGATACGGCCAACCTTTTGATATCACAACCGGATTACGGTGAACAAGCTTTGGAAATCGCAGAGCATTTGATTTCTTCTGGAGCCATCGATATTTGTGTGATCGACTCCGTGGCCGCTTTGGTTCCCAAGGCAGAGTTGGAAGGAGAAATGGGCGACAGTAAAATGGGACTTCAAGCCCGATTGATGTCACAAGCTTTGCGTAAACTTACAGGTACGATCAATAAAACAGGCTGCTGCTGTATTTTCATCAACCAGCTTCGCGATAAGATTGGCGTAATGTTCGGTTCGCCAGAAACCACTACAGGGGGTAATGCATTGAAATTCTATTCTTCTGTACGTTTGGATATCCGAAGAATTGGGCAAATCAAAGACAGCAACGCGGATATTATCGGGAACCGCACAAGAGTGAAAGTTGTGAAGAACAAAGTGGCTCCGCCTTTCAAAGTGGTCGAGTTTGATATTATGTACGGCGAAGGGGTTTCCAAAGCAGGCGAAGTGCTGGATTTGGCCGTGGATTTGGATATTGTGAAAAAATCGGGTTCTTGGTTCTCTTATGGCGACGATCGCTTGGGGCAAGGCCGAGATTCGGTGAAAAATTTGATTCGCGATACGCCCGAATTGATGGACGATATCGAAGAGAAAATTAAAGCATCCGTGGCTGGCAATACAGATGCTTTGATGGACAAGAGTCTTGAAGAAGCCGTGGGCGAATAA
- a CDS encoding aminopeptidase — translation MRYWIKRFGLFLFLALLMYYVFNFRVINYGFQQLLGQVRVLTHTVPVEEVLGNPNYPDSLKANILLIEEIKAFTVSELGLRPSGSYRRFYDQHGKPIIWVITACPPYALEPKTWDFPLLGEFSYKGFFNENEAQKEAEELKEEGYDVKVGEISAWSTLGYLDDPILSSFLYRSKGELAALIIHELTHGTLFVKNDLEFNENLADFVGDEGAKLFLKEKFGFDSPEYKQYVENKAFNEAYSAIMIDGSHELNTLFQTFSDKMSSNLKDSLKYQLIDKIMQRTDRLPFRRRVLHGRKRGDINNAFFTAYATYRSKQSFFKEELDKKFNGDFERYLTFLKTKYNSLGK, via the coding sequence ATGCGATACTGGATAAAGCGATTTGGGCTGTTTCTGTTTTTGGCCCTTTTGATGTACTACGTTTTCAACTTTCGTGTAATCAACTATGGCTTTCAACAGTTGCTTGGGCAGGTGCGGGTACTTACACACACGGTACCCGTGGAAGAAGTATTGGGAAATCCCAACTATCCCGACTCGCTCAAAGCGAATATTCTGTTGATTGAAGAAATAAAGGCCTTCACAGTATCGGAATTGGGCCTTAGGCCCAGCGGAAGCTATCGTCGATTTTATGATCAGCACGGGAAACCGATAATTTGGGTAATTACGGCTTGTCCTCCATATGCTCTTGAACCCAAAACTTGGGATTTTCCGTTACTTGGCGAATTTTCGTATAAAGGCTTTTTCAACGAAAATGAGGCTCAAAAGGAAGCTGAAGAATTGAAAGAGGAAGGGTACGATGTGAAAGTAGGAGAAATATCGGCTTGGAGTACATTGGGTTATCTCGACGACCCGATTTTGAGTTCGTTCCTGTACCGGAGCAAGGGGGAATTGGCCGCTTTGATTATCCATGAACTTACGCACGGGACGCTTTTCGTGAAAAATGATTTGGAATTCAACGAAAACTTGGCCGATTTTGTTGGAGATGAGGGAGCCAAGCTTTTTTTGAAAGAAAAGTTTGGTTTCGATAGTCCTGAGTACAAACAGTATGTAGAAAACAAGGCTTTCAATGAAGCTTATTCTGCCATTATGATCGACGGTTCGCATGAGCTTAACACTTTGTTTCAAACCTTTTCGGATAAAATGTCCTCTAATTTAAAGGATAGCTTGAAATACCAATTGATCGACAAGATTATGCAAAGAACCGATCGGCTTCCGTTCAGAAGAAGGGTGTTGCATGGACGAAAGAGAGGCGATATCAACAATGCTTTTTTTACTGCATATGCCACTTATCGCTCCAAACAATCGTTTTTCAAGGAAGAGTTGGACAAGAAATTCAATGGAGATTTCGAGCGGTATCTGACTTTTTTAAAAACAAAATACAACAGCTTGGGTAAATGA
- a CDS encoding DUF3108 domain-containing protein — protein MALFSVSADQYRYVKNTSFLAGETYTYKIKYGFLTIGQANVDVHKKIFNVQGRPCYRVNVTGRTAGLASLWKVKNMYRSYIDTTAMIPHKFEYSAREGNFERDQSFTFDQHRNVVIKKEKNKVEEYNVPDYVQDVVSGYYYLRTIDFADKSVGSMTSAPMFFDDKLYHMKVKYVGKEKVKTKFGTIETVKLYPILPHNDLFEGDEGIRIFVSNDSNHVPIRLEIDFSFGTISMELHNYRGERYPFHWI, from the coding sequence TTGGCACTTTTCAGTGTTTCGGCCGATCAATATAGATACGTAAAGAATACCAGTTTTTTGGCTGGAGAAACCTATACTTATAAGATCAAGTACGGTTTCCTTACGATCGGCCAGGCGAATGTAGATGTACACAAGAAAATTTTCAATGTGCAGGGTAGACCCTGCTATCGCGTAAATGTGACGGGCCGAACGGCCGGTTTGGCAAGCTTGTGGAAGGTGAAAAACATGTACAGGTCGTATATCGATACTACGGCGATGATCCCGCACAAATTCGAATACAGTGCTCGGGAAGGAAATTTTGAAAGAGATCAATCTTTCACATTTGATCAGCACAGAAATGTCGTAATCAAGAAGGAAAAGAATAAAGTAGAAGAGTACAATGTGCCCGATTATGTACAAGACGTGGTTTCGGGCTATTATTATTTACGCACCATAGATTTCGCGGATAAAAGTGTAGGAAGCATGACGAGTGCTCCGATGTTTTTCGACGACAAACTCTATCACATGAAAGTGAAGTACGTGGGGAAGGAGAAGGTGAAAACGAAATTTGGCACGATAGAAACGGTAAAATTGTATCCCATTTTACCTCATAACGATTTGTTTGAGGGTGACGAAGGAATACGCATATTTGTTTCGAATGACAGCAATCACGTACCCATTCGTTTAGAGATCGATTTCTCTTTTGGTACAATAAGCATGGAATTGCACAATTACCGAGGCGAACGCTACCCTTTTCATTGGATATAG
- a CDS encoding DUF4890 domain-containing protein: MKKRMILSATLLAALALGTAQAQSNSPDKKHDFAEKRALMLKKELNLSEGQYEALLALQEKQMQHFKENGRKRKAQMHKHQGNRMEGEAPKLEKMKEQLDLSDSQVKEIKALQEKQTAFRDKMRNEMKAQRESYRAEMKSILTEEQLQKLKDQGKMMRDKRQAPPSKG; the protein is encoded by the coding sequence ATGAAAAAGAGAATGATTTTGAGTGCTACTTTGCTCGCCGCCCTTGCCTTAGGTACTGCCCAAGCACAATCCAACAGCCCAGATAAAAAACATGATTTTGCCGAAAAGCGAGCCCTTATGCTGAAAAAAGAACTCAACTTATCGGAAGGGCAATATGAAGCCCTCTTGGCCTTGCAAGAAAAGCAAATGCAGCATTTCAAAGAAAACGGAAGGAAGAGAAAAGCTCAAATGCACAAACATCAGGGTAATCGCATGGAAGGCGAAGCTCCCAAGCTTGAAAAAATGAAAGAACAGCTCGACCTTTCGGATTCACAGGTGAAGGAGATCAAAGCTCTTCAAGAAAAGCAAACTGCTTTTAGAGATAAAATGAGAAACGAAATGAAAGCCCAAAGAGAAAGCTATCGTGCCGAAATGAAAAGCATACTTACTGAAGAACAGTTGCAAAAACTAAAAGACCAAGGGAAGATGATGCGAGATAAACGTCAAGCTCCTCCATCAAAAGGTTAA
- a CDS encoding DoxX family protein: MLRRLNKIYDVPFKVDVAILILRVGISLLMLTHGYSKFEKILHGDFSFGDPLGMGAGLSLILTTFAEFFCSILVIFGLFTRPALIFLMFTMMVVVFIVKGGQGIAEMERGLLFLIPYISLFILGPGRLSMDAQFFRK, encoded by the coding sequence ATGCTAAGACGTCTGAACAAAATATATGATGTACCTTTTAAGGTAGATGTGGCCATACTCATTCTAAGAGTGGGTATTTCACTACTGATGCTCACACACGGCTACTCGAAATTCGAAAAAATCTTACACGGCGATTTCAGTTTTGGCGACCCCTTGGGTATGGGAGCCGGACTTTCTTTGATACTGACCACTTTCGCCGAGTTTTTCTGCTCCATACTCGTCATTTTCGGACTTTTCACCAGACCTGCCCTTATCTTCTTGATGTTCACCATGATGGTGGTGGTTTTCATTGTCAAAGGTGGACAAGGTATCGCCGAAATGGAAAGGGGTTTACTTTTCCTTATCCCTTATATCAGCCTTTTCATCCTAGGCCCTGGCCGTCTTTCTATGGACGCTCAATTCTTCAGAAAGTAA
- a CDS encoding DUF4834 family protein: MLKIIVIVLLIIAFVPTVRRFLFWLVVGREMVKEQKKYNTDDAKNSRKKEGNINVDYVPKDQKGHDFKGGQYVDYEEVD, translated from the coding sequence ATGCTTAAAATAATTGTCATTGTTCTCTTAATCATTGCTTTTGTACCGACAGTCAGACGCTTCTTGTTTTGGCTCGTGGTCGGTAGGGAAATGGTTAAGGAGCAAAAAAAATACAACACCGACGACGCAAAAAATAGCCGCAAGAAAGAGGGAAACATCAATGTCGACTATGTGCCCAAAGATCAAAAAGGACACGATTTTAAAGGTGGCCAATATGTAGACTACGAAGAGGTAGATTAA
- a CDS encoding TlpA family protein disulfide reductase has protein sequence MKIYFRLVLFLLIGGYSCFAQTENIFSVNPNEPYLEAAFSKEKELNVFLNQYAEFVKEFSAQFKEDFNTDIQYKAIMQTEVDAWEMHLFSARNAQMQFVKNYDKASPLSSAWKNLVVQQIDYNYWHLLLAYAVIRGNENDKLQHIMALPSIMLAPLGKKNLDSPTLLISKSFRQFLPYYIIYLNSEKRKFQKYSDGQKSMSDKIKLAEEYLKDDRLDYTKAELLAMYHKSLNVESFQFWVSQINDIALQRYLKDQFFDLVLQNEKKQKATEEEEKTKLPVIMDLEDKPFTFEKFKDKVIYVDFWASWCGPCHAEFPHSKMLYDRFSKKQKKEVVFLYVSVDKDLEKWKEAVKKFALESLGENGHSYAVSTAYLISSIPRYMIINKKGEVVHPNAPRPSNPETLGLLLELIN, from the coding sequence ATGAAAATCTATTTCAGACTTGTGCTTTTTCTGCTTATTGGCGGCTATTCTTGCTTCGCTCAAACCGAAAACATTTTTTCGGTAAACCCAAACGAGCCTTATTTGGAAGCCGCATTTTCAAAAGAAAAAGAGTTGAATGTTTTTTTGAATCAATACGCCGAGTTTGTGAAGGAATTCAGTGCCCAATTTAAAGAGGATTTCAACACCGACATCCAATACAAAGCCATAATGCAAACAGAGGTCGATGCCTGGGAAATGCATTTGTTTTCGGCCCGAAATGCCCAAATGCAATTCGTGAAAAATTACGACAAAGCTTCTCCGCTCAGCTCCGCATGGAAAAATTTGGTCGTGCAACAAATCGATTACAATTACTGGCACTTGCTTCTGGCCTACGCCGTGATCCGTGGAAACGAGAACGACAAGCTGCAGCACATTATGGCCTTGCCAAGCATTATGCTTGCTCCTTTGGGCAAGAAAAATTTAGACTCGCCGACATTGCTCATATCGAAAAGTTTTCGCCAATTTTTGCCTTACTACATTATCTATCTCAATTCAGAAAAAAGGAAATTTCAAAAATACAGCGACGGGCAGAAAAGCATGTCCGACAAAATTAAACTCGCAGAGGAATACCTGAAAGACGACAGGCTAGATTACACCAAAGCCGAATTGCTCGCCATGTACCATAAAAGTTTGAATGTGGAGAGCTTCCAATTCTGGGTAAGTCAGATCAACGATATAGCCCTGCAACGTTATCTAAAGGATCAATTTTTCGACCTTGTTCTTCAAAATGAAAAAAAGCAAAAAGCAACGGAAGAGGAAGAAAAGACGAAACTGCCTGTGATAATGGATTTGGAAGACAAACCGTTTACATTCGAAAAGTTTAAGGACAAGGTTATTTACGTGGATTTTTGGGCCAGTTGGTGTGGCCCGTGTCATGCCGAATTCCCGCACAGCAAGATGCTCTACGATAGATTTTCTAAAAAACAGAAAAAAGAAGTGGTTTTTCTTTATGTTTCCGTCGACAAAGACCTCGAAAAATGGAAAGAAGCGGTGAAAAAGTTCGCGTTAGAAAGCCTTGGTGAAAACGGACACTCGTACGCAGTTTCTACCGCATATCTTATCAGTTCAATTCCACGTTATATGATTATCAACAAAAAAGGCGAAGTCGTCCATCCGAATGCCCCCAGACCAAGTAATCCTGAAACTTTAGGTCTACTTTTGGAGTTGATTAACTAA